One stretch of Cohnella algarum DNA includes these proteins:
- a CDS encoding DUF2961 domain-containing protein — protein sequence MSVSNPISNPEYPPKGLANMERFDLLPLLRDGVQVRYEGSIDKQGFNADWDWWLYRDRDEWVIFDVDGPGCIYNFVQHRYPESEEPTFRFYFDDEETPRFQIRHSEFGEKFPFVRPLADAYLGPDDNGRGPIRVVRSFVPMPFRKSCKITSDLRLKGAAKGDGGWGHVVYHSYSTPDGIATFTGRESYERLLGMWNRVGSDPKPPVESKAIVRRELVVAPGQSATVLDELGAGSVVSVLAEPDAGQPFDPQNVWIRATWDGHPTPDIECPLGVFFGNELGMHAIGLLSHGRKPDGGYYNIFPMPYWRSARIELVNKGETSASFAGWETTVASEQGGLYPEGSAGYFRSTPYYASRATSGSDSIIGDIAGRGHLVAGQITAFARRPGQISCEGDVRVHIDGIATPQVESDGSESWICYGWGFPTPPEMNPSSGYDGLPDNPWSMVRLCSGDWYPFRTGLRFGIESGEFNNQYIRHSGALFYYGVDEPGMALTDEVDIGNKASEGIHGYRSAGSRGYYVLESSYEGDDDDRLVSDTGHEVEGWSEFVASIAPENKGVRLRRRSDQITGRQKANVYIDGVLVKERSWYYADRNPYKRWLEDEFEIPGAYTQGKSEIAVRLEYVQAGETRAWNEFYYWVYSLV from the coding sequence GTGTCCGTATCCAATCCGATTTCCAATCCGGAGTATCCGCCCAAAGGGCTGGCGAACATGGAGCGCTTCGATTTGCTGCCGCTGCTGCGCGACGGCGTTCAGGTCCGGTACGAAGGAAGCATCGACAAGCAGGGATTTAACGCGGACTGGGACTGGTGGCTGTACCGGGACCGCGACGAATGGGTCATTTTCGACGTCGACGGGCCGGGCTGCATTTACAATTTCGTACAGCATCGATATCCGGAAAGCGAGGAGCCGACGTTCCGCTTCTACTTCGACGACGAGGAGACCCCCCGGTTTCAAATCCGGCATTCGGAATTCGGCGAAAAGTTTCCGTTCGTCAGGCCCCTCGCCGACGCTTACCTCGGGCCGGACGACAACGGCAGAGGACCGATCCGCGTCGTGCGCAGCTTCGTCCCGATGCCGTTCCGGAAATCGTGCAAGATTACGTCCGATTTACGGTTGAAAGGGGCGGCCAAAGGCGACGGCGGCTGGGGGCATGTCGTCTATCATAGTTACAGCACGCCCGACGGAATCGCGACGTTTACCGGCCGGGAAAGCTACGAGCGCTTGCTCGGGATGTGGAACCGCGTAGGCTCGGATCCGAAGCCGCCCGTCGAGTCGAAGGCGATCGTCCGCCGGGAGCTGGTTGTTGCGCCCGGGCAATCCGCAACCGTACTGGACGAGCTGGGGGCGGGCAGCGTCGTTTCCGTCCTTGCGGAGCCGGATGCGGGGCAGCCGTTCGACCCGCAAAACGTGTGGATCCGGGCGACCTGGGACGGCCATCCGACGCCCGATATCGAATGTCCGCTCGGCGTTTTTTTCGGGAACGAGCTCGGGATGCACGCGATCGGTCTGTTGTCGCACGGCCGGAAGCCGGACGGCGGGTATTACAACATTTTCCCGATGCCGTACTGGAGAAGCGCCCGCATCGAGCTGGTCAACAAAGGGGAGACTTCCGCCTCGTTCGCCGGTTGGGAAACGACGGTCGCTTCGGAACAAGGCGGACTCTACCCCGAAGGCAGCGCCGGTTATTTTCGTTCGACTCCTTATTATGCTTCGCGGGCGACCTCCGGGTCCGACAGCATCATCGGCGACATCGCCGGAAGGGGCCATCTTGTCGCGGGTCAAATTACCGCCTTTGCCCGGCGGCCGGGCCAGATCAGCTGCGAGGGCGACGTGCGCGTCCATATCGACGGAATCGCGACGCCGCAGGTCGAGAGCGACGGCTCGGAAAGCTGGATTTGTTACGGGTGGGGGTTTCCGACGCCTCCGGAGATGAATCCGTCGAGCGGGTATGACGGGCTTCCGGACAATCCGTGGTCGATGGTCAGGCTGTGCAGCGGGGACTGGTACCCGTTCCGGACCGGCCTGAGATTCGGAATCGAATCGGGGGAATTCAACAATCAATACATCCGGCATTCCGGCGCGCTGTTTTATTACGGGGTCGACGAGCCCGGCATGGCGCTCACGGACGAGGTCGACATCGGCAACAAAGCGTCCGAGGGAATCCACGGCTACCGCTCGGCGGGAAGCCGCGGCTACTACGTGCTGGAATCGAGCTACGAGGGGGACGACGACGATCGGCTTGTCTCGGACACGGGGCACGAGGTCGAAGGCTGGAGCGAATTCGTCGCTTCGATCGCGCCGGAGAACAAGGGGGTCCGGCTGCGCCGAAGGTCCGACCAAATCACGGGCAGGCAGAAAGCCAACGTTTACATAGACGGCGTTCTCGTCAAGGAGAGAAGCTGGTATTACGCCGACCGCAACCCGTACAAGCGCTGGCTGGAGGACGAGTTCGAAATTCCCGGCGCCTATACGCAGGGGAAAAGCGAAATCGCCGTTCGCCTGGAATATGTTCAGGCCGGCGAGACGCGGGCCTGGAACGAGTTTTATTATTGGGTGTATTCGCTCGTTTGA